A genomic stretch from Desulfohalobium retbaense DSM 5692 includes:
- the tsaA gene encoding tRNA (N6-threonylcarbamoyladenosine(37)-N6)-methyltransferase TrmO, with product MAAYSLEPVAVVRTVYPSREACPRQAGSDAEPARIEVASEFQPALDGVRPGQHLLVLTWLEQGDRACLRCHPRGDVNRPQRGVFTTRSPDRPNPIGLHEVRVLGWENGVLTVSGMEVVDGTAVVDIKSVPGAAADSAVGILKQAGHRCWQRGLSNGLSGNLSLRCENGMYITRSGCGKGHLSTRDIVGLDEQGDSFWGQGRPSSEWRVHHAIYRAQPRARAIVHVHPPCVLALSLGEDIRRAFAALPLYESQVVLDQLAVVPAFDPGSTALATAAGEAAQGAGAIFLTRHGVVCWSEEMDQALALAEEVETLARIRLEAGRRS from the coding sequence ATGGCCGCGTATTCTTTGGAACCGGTCGCCGTCGTCCGTACGGTATACCCGTCCCGGGAGGCATGTCCCCGTCAAGCCGGAAGTGATGCCGAGCCGGCCCGGATCGAAGTGGCATCGGAATTTCAGCCAGCCCTGGATGGTGTTCGCCCCGGGCAGCACCTGCTGGTGTTGACCTGGCTGGAGCAGGGCGACAGGGCCTGCCTGCGGTGTCACCCCCGGGGGGATGTCAACCGTCCCCAGCGCGGGGTTTTTACCACCCGTTCACCGGACCGCCCCAACCCCATCGGGCTCCACGAAGTACGCGTTTTGGGCTGGGAGAACGGGGTGCTGACCGTTTCCGGCATGGAGGTGGTCGACGGGACCGCCGTTGTGGACATCAAGTCCGTCCCGGGCGCAGCTGCCGATAGTGCGGTGGGGATCTTGAAACAGGCCGGGCACCGGTGTTGGCAGCGAGGGCTGAGCAACGGGTTGAGCGGCAATCTGAGTCTGCGTTGCGAAAACGGGATGTATATCACCCGGTCCGGATGCGGAAAAGGACACTTGTCGACCAGGGATATTGTCGGGCTTGACGAGCAGGGGGACAGTTTTTGGGGACAGGGGCGTCCTTCCTCGGAATGGCGGGTCCACCACGCCATCTATCGTGCGCAACCGCGTGCCAGGGCCATAGTCCACGTCCACCCGCCGTGCGTGTTGGCTTTGTCCTTGGGCGAAGACATCCGGCGAGCTTTTGCGGCGCTGCCCTTATATGAGAGTCAGGTGGTGCTGGATCAGCTCGCCGTTGTGCCCGCCTTCGATCCCGGGAGCACGGCGCTGGCCACAGCAGCCGGAGAGGCCGCCCAAGGGGCGGGGGCGATCTTTTTGACCCGCCACGGCGTCGTCTGCTGGTCAGAGGAGATGGATCAGGCCCTGGCTTTGGCGGAGGAGGTGGAGACCCTGGCCCGGATCAGGCTCGAGGCGGGGCGCAGGTCCTGA
- a CDS encoding ABC transporter permease: MNESILLPLLAATVQSGTPILYATLGEILTERAGVLNLGVEGMMLLGALAAFWASLSTGSPWIGLLAGGTAAALLSGLHALVCLVFQGNQVVSGLALTILGTGLADFWGTPFIGRKAPGFGTLELPVLADLPVLGPIFFQQDILVYLSLLLPVAMWLFLGRTRWGLGLRSVGEYPRAAAAAGLPVLCYRAAGIMGGGFLVGLGGAYLSLAYTHLWTNGLTAGRGWIAVALVIFAFWRPGRAIVGAYLFGGVMAFQLRLQAMGTNLPSSLLLMLPYALTILVLALTSWRGRFTDAPGWLGVNIEPEE; encoded by the coding sequence ATGAACGAATCGATTCTTTTGCCCTTGTTGGCGGCCACGGTCCAGTCCGGCACCCCCATCCTCTACGCGACGCTGGGGGAAATCCTGACCGAACGGGCCGGGGTGTTGAACCTCGGCGTGGAAGGCATGATGCTCTTGGGCGCCCTGGCCGCGTTCTGGGCCAGCCTGTCCACCGGCTCGCCGTGGATCGGCCTGCTGGCCGGAGGCACAGCCGCAGCCTTGCTCAGCGGCCTGCACGCCCTGGTCTGTCTCGTCTTCCAGGGCAACCAGGTCGTTTCAGGACTCGCCCTGACCATTCTCGGCACTGGGCTGGCCGATTTCTGGGGCACCCCGTTTATCGGGCGCAAGGCCCCCGGCTTCGGGACCCTTGAACTTCCTGTCCTGGCCGACCTCCCCGTCCTGGGCCCTATCTTTTTCCAGCAAGACATCCTGGTATACCTCTCCTTGCTGCTGCCTGTGGCCATGTGGCTTTTTCTGGGACGGACCCGCTGGGGACTCGGTCTGCGCAGTGTAGGCGAATATCCCCGGGCCGCTGCCGCGGCCGGACTGCCTGTTTTGTGCTACCGGGCGGCCGGGATCATGGGCGGCGGTTTTCTGGTCGGTCTGGGCGGAGCGTACCTCTCACTGGCCTATACCCATCTCTGGACCAACGGCTTGACCGCCGGACGGGGCTGGATTGCTGTGGCCCTGGTCATTTTCGCGTTCTGGCGGCCCGGACGGGCGATTGTCGGCGCCTACCTCTTCGGTGGCGTCATGGCCTTCCAACTCCGCCTCCAGGCCATGGGCACCAATCTGCCGTCTTCACTTCTGCTGATGCTGCCCTACGCCCTGACCATCCTCGTTCTGGCATTGACCTCCTGGCGAGGCCGTTTCACTGACGCCCCTGGATGGCTGGGGGTGAATATCGAACCCGAAGAATAG
- the gpt gene encoding xanthine phosphoribosyltransferase, translating to MHDSERYTKMFPVTWEQLHRDARALAWRLVGSGPWKGIIAIARGGLVPAAIIARELEIRLIETICISSYDFQAQGQSRILKELHLDSSGWLLIDDLVDTGNTARMVREMLPEAHFATVYAKPAGRPNVDTFITEVSQDTWILFPWDSEHQFCRPIVDRTGQHP from the coding sequence ATGCACGATTCCGAACGCTACACGAAAATGTTCCCCGTGACCTGGGAGCAACTCCACCGCGATGCCCGGGCCCTGGCCTGGCGTCTTGTGGGCTCGGGCCCCTGGAAAGGGATTATCGCCATAGCCAGGGGCGGCCTGGTGCCAGCGGCCATCATCGCTCGCGAACTGGAAATCCGCCTAATCGAGACGATCTGCATCTCGAGCTATGATTTCCAGGCCCAGGGACAAAGCCGCATCCTCAAAGAACTGCACCTGGACAGTTCCGGGTGGCTTTTGATCGACGACCTGGTCGATACCGGCAATACGGCCCGGATGGTCCGGGAAATGCTCCCCGAGGCCCATTTCGCCACCGTGTACGCCAAACCGGCGGGGCGGCCCAACGTGGACACCTTTATCACCGAAGTCAGCCAGGACACCTGGATCCTTTTTCCCTGGGACAGCGAACACCAATTCTGCCGTCCCATTGTGGACCGGACAGGACAGCACCCATGA
- the purD gene encoding phosphoribosylamine--glycine ligase: MRILLIGSGGREHALAWKLTQSPSVSALFTAPGNGGTAALGENIPVGADDLPALVQTAKDKAVDLVVIGPESPLVLGLRNAMERTGIPCFGPGSYAAQLEGSKAFAKSLMREAEVPTADFEVFDDFDTAWDYVRQQEFPVVIKADGLAAGKGVVLAHTAEEAKQTLQEMMEERVFGTAGNRVVIEEALEGEEASFMAFCDGLTVRPLPSCQDHKAIGEGDTGANTGGMGAYSPAPLLPASRAQEMSDLAITPIIQHLHEMGRPFRGVLYAGLMLTKDGPKVLEYNVRFGDPECQPLMVRLESDLAEIMLACAQGRLKELEITWSEKTSLCVVLAAAGYPGPYPKDMPITGLKEAEALENVHVFHAGTRLQDGEVLASGGRVLGVTALGDDLAQAQQQAYKAADCIHFDNKYLRRDIGDKGLRRLGLK, encoded by the coding sequence TTGCGTATCCTGCTCATCGGCTCAGGAGGGCGTGAACACGCCCTGGCCTGGAAACTGACCCAAAGTCCTTCGGTATCCGCTCTTTTCACCGCCCCGGGCAACGGCGGCACCGCCGCCCTGGGAGAGAATATTCCCGTTGGCGCCGACGATCTGCCGGCCCTGGTCCAGACCGCCAAAGACAAGGCCGTGGACCTGGTGGTTATCGGCCCCGAATCCCCGCTGGTCCTGGGGCTGCGCAACGCCATGGAACGAACCGGCATCCCGTGCTTCGGCCCAGGCAGCTACGCCGCCCAGTTGGAAGGGAGCAAGGCTTTTGCCAAGTCCTTGATGCGCGAAGCGGAAGTGCCCACAGCTGATTTTGAAGTCTTCGACGATTTCGATACCGCCTGGGATTACGTCCGGCAACAGGAATTCCCTGTGGTCATCAAGGCGGACGGATTAGCCGCAGGCAAAGGAGTTGTCCTGGCCCATACAGCCGAGGAGGCCAAGCAGACCCTGCAGGAAATGATGGAAGAACGCGTCTTCGGAACCGCTGGCAACAGAGTGGTCATCGAAGAAGCCCTGGAAGGGGAAGAGGCCTCTTTCATGGCCTTTTGCGACGGCCTGACCGTGCGCCCCCTGCCGTCGTGCCAGGACCATAAGGCCATCGGTGAAGGCGATACCGGGGCCAACACCGGCGGTATGGGCGCCTATTCCCCGGCCCCGCTTCTGCCGGCCTCCCGGGCCCAGGAAATGAGCGACCTGGCCATCACCCCCATCATCCAGCACCTCCATGAAATGGGGCGCCCCTTTCGTGGCGTCCTCTACGCTGGTTTGATGCTGACCAAGGACGGCCCCAAGGTGCTCGAATACAATGTTCGCTTCGGCGATCCGGAGTGTCAGCCCCTCATGGTCCGCCTGGAAAGTGACTTGGCTGAGATCATGCTCGCCTGTGCCCAGGGCCGACTCAAGGAACTCGAGATCACCTGGTCTGAAAAGACCAGCCTCTGCGTGGTCCTGGCTGCCGCCGGCTACCCTGGCCCGTACCCCAAAGACATGCCCATCACCGGGCTGAAGGAGGCCGAAGCACTTGAAAACGTTCATGTCTTTCATGCCGGCACACGCCTGCAGGATGGCGAGGTCCTGGCCAGTGGCGGACGCGTCCTCGGAGTGACCGCCCTGGGCGACGACCTTGCCCAAGCGCAACAGCAGGCCTACAAGGCGGCCGACTGTATCCATTTCGACAACAAATACCTGCGCCGGGATATCGGCGACAAAGGCTTACGGAGGCTTGGACTCAAATGA
- a CDS encoding hydantoinase/oxoprolinase family protein, whose amino-acid sequence MLLGIDVGGTHTDVVVIAPSGVVGAAKVNTDPENLLASVRQALEEVRSVLGGQVPTRFALSTTLCTNALVQGTTEAVGMVLFGGPGIDPSLHAPTPHCTVVPGVVDHRGSVLEEFEAESLEQVVEQFAAQGLSAFACVGKFSPRNPEFEQQAAHHLASLGGWVTQGHHLSGELNFPRRINTAYFNSAVWTTFNGFADAVAAILDEYGFNCPVNLLKADAGTLPLQQARRVPVETIFSGPAASVMGISALCPVQDEAVLLDIGGTTTDVALFAGGVPVIERHGISLEGRPTLVKGLKTRSVGIGGDSAIEVHNGSITVGPQRFGPCLAQGGPRATLVDALNVTRRIAYGDTAASFRGLETVAHHLECSPARAAESVVEAACAGIRDAVQDLLAEVNQRPVYTVHEVLWGKGLHPQHLLLMGGPAAALAPCLEKALDMQASVPEHAAVANAIGAALARPTVCIELFADTQQRVMRIPALGVERSIGAGYDLEAAKQDALVALQETLEDSTLESGAAEILESSSMNMVRGMSMVGRDIRVRCQVRPGIASGYETTVRSVC is encoded by the coding sequence ATGCTGCTTGGAATAGATGTCGGCGGAACCCACACGGATGTGGTGGTCATTGCTCCTTCCGGGGTTGTGGGGGCGGCAAAGGTCAATACCGACCCTGAAAACCTCCTGGCATCCGTGCGGCAGGCCCTGGAGGAGGTGCGCTCTGTTTTGGGGGGGCAGGTGCCGACCCGCTTTGCCCTGAGCACGACGCTTTGCACAAACGCTCTGGTGCAGGGAACGACAGAAGCTGTGGGGATGGTCCTTTTCGGCGGGCCGGGTATAGATCCTTCCCTGCATGCGCCCACGCCGCATTGCACCGTTGTTCCCGGGGTGGTCGACCACCGGGGAAGTGTCCTGGAGGAGTTCGAGGCCGAGAGCCTGGAGCAGGTTGTCGAGCAATTTGCCGCCCAGGGACTTTCGGCGTTTGCCTGTGTGGGGAAGTTCTCCCCCCGCAATCCGGAATTTGAACAGCAGGCAGCCCACCATCTGGCGTCCCTGGGCGGATGGGTGACGCAAGGCCACCACCTTTCCGGGGAACTGAATTTCCCCCGGCGGATCAATACCGCCTACTTCAACAGCGCCGTCTGGACTACCTTTAATGGGTTTGCCGATGCAGTGGCCGCGATTCTGGACGAGTATGGTTTCAACTGTCCGGTAAATCTGCTCAAAGCCGATGCCGGGACCCTGCCGCTCCAACAGGCGCGGCGTGTGCCGGTGGAAACCATTTTTTCCGGGCCGGCGGCCAGTGTCATGGGCATCTCCGCCCTGTGCCCGGTCCAAGACGAGGCTGTCCTGCTCGATATTGGCGGGACGACAACGGATGTCGCCCTCTTTGCCGGCGGCGTTCCGGTTATCGAACGCCACGGGATCTCCCTGGAAGGACGGCCCACTCTGGTTAAGGGGCTCAAGACCCGCTCCGTGGGCATCGGGGGGGACTCGGCTATTGAGGTGCACAACGGTTCCATCACCGTGGGACCGCAACGATTCGGTCCCTGCTTGGCCCAAGGAGGGCCCAGGGCTACCTTGGTCGACGCGCTCAATGTCACCAGGCGCATCGCCTATGGTGATACGGCGGCCTCCTTCCGCGGGTTGGAGACGGTCGCGCACCACCTAGAGTGTTCCCCGGCCCGGGCGGCTGAAAGCGTTGTGGAGGCGGCTTGTGCGGGGATCCGCGACGCCGTGCAGGACCTTCTCGCGGAGGTCAATCAGCGTCCTGTGTACACGGTCCACGAAGTTTTATGGGGCAAGGGCCTTCATCCGCAGCATTTGTTGTTGATGGGGGGGCCGGCTGCCGCTTTGGCCCCCTGTCTTGAAAAGGCTCTGGATATGCAGGCCAGTGTCCCGGAGCATGCCGCGGTGGCCAATGCCATTGGCGCCGCCCTGGCCCGTCCCACTGTCTGTATTGAATTGTTCGCCGATACCCAGCAGCGGGTCATGCGCATCCCGGCCCTGGGCGTTGAACGGTCCATCGGGGCCGGATACGATTTGGAGGCGGCCAAGCAGGACGCCCTGGTGGCGCTCCAGGAGACGCTGGAGGACAGCACGTTGGAATCCGGGGCGGCGGAAATTCTCGAGTCCTCAAGCATGAACATGGTCCGGGGTATGAGCATGGTTGGACGGGATATCCGGGTCCGCTGTCAGGTCCGCCCCGGCATTGCCTCCGGCTATGAAACCACGGTGAGGTCCGTATGCTGA
- the purE gene encoding 5-(carboxyamino)imidazole ribonucleotide mutase → MTQVAILIGSISDKDVLEPCTKVLEDMGITYRFTVSSAHRTPERTENMIQELEQAGCQVFICAAGMAAHLAGAVAARTIRPVLGVPINASALNGWDALLSTVQMPPGYPVGTLALDKAGAKNAAWQAAQILALNDPDLARRILEARETMAADVAKAGQELESRAGRS, encoded by the coding sequence ATGACACAAGTAGCCATTCTCATCGGCAGTATTTCCGATAAGGACGTCTTAGAACCTTGCACCAAGGTCCTTGAAGACATGGGGATCACCTACCGGTTTACGGTCAGTTCCGCCCACCGGACCCCGGAACGCACGGAAAACATGATCCAGGAACTCGAACAGGCCGGCTGCCAGGTCTTTATCTGCGCCGCCGGAATGGCCGCTCACCTGGCCGGGGCCGTTGCGGCACGGACCATCCGCCCCGTGCTCGGCGTGCCCATCAACGCCTCGGCCTTGAACGGCTGGGATGCCCTGTTGTCCACCGTGCAGATGCCTCCTGGCTATCCTGTGGGCACTCTGGCCCTGGACAAGGCGGGTGCCAAAAATGCCGCATGGCAGGCTGCCCAGATCCTTGCCCTCAACGACCCGGACCTGGCCCGCCGCATCTTAGAGGCGCGGGAAACCATGGCCGCGGACGTGGCCAAAGCCGGGCAAGAACTGGAAAGTCGCGCGGGTCGGTCCTAG
- the folD gene encoding bifunctional methylenetetrahydrofolate dehydrogenase/methenyltetrahydrofolate cyclohydrolase FolD — protein MLLLNGKETAATIRARLKTEIAGLVEAHGRPPGLAVILVGEDAPSQVYVRNKERACADAGIASQTFRLPADTPQAELEGHIQDLNAREDIDGILLQLPLPTGLDSQRCLDLIDPAKDVDGFHPVNMGRLLLNLPGPKPCTPAGILTLLDHYGIDPAGKHCVIVGRSNIVGKPLAQLLLARHGTVTVCHSRTRDLPAITRQGDIVCVAIGRTGFLTPEMVKEGAVVVDVGINRTDDGLKGDADFDGLQDKVAAITPVPGGVGPMTIAQLLLNTLESYTARVQR, from the coding sequence ATGCTACTGCTCAACGGCAAAGAGACCGCAGCCACGATTCGCGCCCGATTGAAAACTGAAATTGCCGGATTGGTCGAGGCCCACGGACGGCCCCCAGGACTGGCCGTCATCCTGGTTGGAGAAGACGCCCCCTCCCAGGTCTACGTTCGCAATAAAGAACGGGCCTGCGCAGACGCGGGCATCGCTTCCCAGACCTTCAGGCTGCCCGCCGACACGCCCCAGGCGGAATTGGAGGGACACATCCAGGACCTCAATGCCAGAGAGGATATTGACGGCATTCTGCTCCAACTCCCCCTGCCGACCGGGCTGGACAGCCAGCGCTGCCTCGATCTCATCGACCCCGCCAAAGATGTCGACGGGTTCCACCCGGTCAATATGGGCCGGCTGCTGCTCAATCTCCCCGGCCCCAAACCGTGCACCCCCGCAGGCATCCTGACCTTGCTCGACCATTACGGCATTGATCCTGCCGGAAAACATTGCGTGATCGTCGGCCGCAGCAATATCGTCGGCAAGCCCCTGGCCCAACTCCTGTTGGCCCGCCACGGCACGGTCACCGTCTGCCACTCCCGCACACGGGACCTGCCTGCCATCACCCGCCAGGGAGACATCGTTTGCGTGGCTATCGGCAGAACAGGCTTTTTGACTCCGGAAATGGTCAAGGAAGGAGCGGTTGTCGTGGATGTTGGGATCAATCGCACCGATGATGGACTCAAAGGCGACGCCGACTTTGACGGACTCCAGGACAAAGTCGCAGCCATCACCCCAGTGCCCGGCGGGGTCGGACCGATGACCATCGCCCAATTGCTGCTCAACACGTTGGAGTCTTACACCGCCCGGGTTCAGCGCTGA
- a CDS encoding ABC transporter permease has protein sequence MLLYRIRKRTTPLTWQSWAIFLGAVLFSLVASGILLALQGKPPLEGMRLFFQGGFGTSWALEDALVKAVPIYLCSLGVGIAFRLQIWNIGAEGQYALGAIGATWAALHFSHLPGLLLLPLMLVCATVAGGFWGFIPAILKLRMRANEIIVSLMLNYIGIRLLEYLVYGAWKDSRSFGFPMTPEFDPAAIIPSFGTSRLHWGLVLCVVIGVVMTLFLRFSRTGFELKVSGESVRAARYARMPYGKLVVLVMVISGALAGWAGFVETSATLGRLQPSVMAGYGYTAIVVAWLAKLSPLRIGIASFLLAGVRVGVETLQLDLQVPAAFGSIMEGLILLSVLSGQFFKHYRFERLTRNR, from the coding sequence ATGCTGCTGTACAGAATTCGAAAGCGCACCACTCCCCTGACCTGGCAATCGTGGGCCATTTTCCTCGGGGCCGTCCTGTTTTCCCTGGTCGCCAGCGGCATCCTGCTCGCCTTGCAGGGCAAGCCGCCGCTGGAAGGCATGCGCCTGTTTTTCCAGGGAGGATTCGGGACATCCTGGGCCCTGGAAGACGCCCTGGTCAAAGCGGTACCCATCTACCTCTGCTCCTTGGGAGTGGGGATCGCCTTCCGTCTCCAGATCTGGAATATCGGGGCCGAGGGGCAATACGCCCTGGGCGCCATCGGGGCGACCTGGGCGGCTTTGCATTTTTCCCATCTCCCCGGGCTGTTGCTGCTCCCGCTCATGCTGGTCTGCGCCACGGTGGCTGGAGGATTCTGGGGCTTTATTCCCGCGATCCTCAAGCTACGGATGCGGGCGAATGAGATCATCGTCTCATTAATGCTCAACTACATCGGCATCCGCCTTTTGGAATACCTGGTCTACGGAGCCTGGAAGGACAGCCGCAGCTTCGGTTTTCCCATGACCCCGGAATTCGACCCCGCCGCGATCATCCCCTCCTTTGGCACCTCGCGGCTGCATTGGGGGCTCGTCCTTTGTGTGGTCATCGGAGTGGTCATGACCCTTTTCCTGCGTTTCAGCCGTACCGGGTTTGAACTCAAAGTCAGCGGCGAAAGCGTGCGGGCGGCGCGGTACGCCAGAATGCCTTACGGGAAACTGGTGGTCCTGGTCATGGTTATCAGCGGCGCCCTCGCCGGATGGGCCGGCTTCGTGGAAACCTCGGCCACCCTCGGCCGGCTCCAGCCGAGTGTTATGGCCGGATACGGCTACACCGCCATTGTCGTGGCCTGGCTGGCCAAATTGAGTCCGTTGCGCATCGGCATCGCCTCTTTTCTTCTGGCCGGTGTGCGGGTCGGTGTGGAGACCTTACAGCTTGATCTCCAGGTTCCGGCCGCCTTCGGGTCTATCATGGAAGGTCTGATTTTGTTGAGCGTCCTTTCCGGTCAATTCTTCAAACACTACCGGTTCGAACGGTTGACCCGGAACCGCTAA
- a CDS encoding histone deacetylase family protein has product MLKVANSLGVVFFPAFDWAISPTHPERQERLLYTMDQLQEEGVFDIPGIAEYKPDIASLEDVERVHFAFPRTEDVLTDSHLISAGGAIRAGQMVLDKERDKSFALVRPPGHHAMKSVHGGRGFCNVNMEAIMIERLRRQYGVNRVAVVDTDCHHGDGTQDIYWHDPETLFISLHQDGRTIFPGSGFPGEIGGPKAAGRNLNVPLPPGTSDAGFLLLMDELVLPVLRDFQPELIVHSAGQDNHFSDPITSMNLSAQGYARLSQKLQADIAVLEGGYAIEGALPYVNTGIILSMAGLDFSHVREPALRPESVAQDAKITEYLKQLAPAVRDLYFHPPEKLIDREKEGDFFVRDKEIFYDTDGLMEQQREFVLDCPHCPGLYKVQTSSTKTPFCLGIELGRQCCDSCARRAEEEFARAQKSLRYAVIQYIDRIQDFSQRVVGDAMDKEM; this is encoded by the coding sequence ATGCTGAAAGTCGCCAACAGTCTCGGCGTTGTTTTTTTCCCGGCTTTTGACTGGGCTATCTCCCCAACGCACCCCGAGCGGCAGGAGCGGCTCCTGTACACCATGGATCAACTGCAGGAGGAGGGGGTCTTCGATATCCCGGGGATCGCCGAATATAAGCCGGATATTGCCAGTCTGGAGGACGTGGAGCGGGTCCACTTCGCGTTTCCGCGCACCGAGGACGTCCTCACCGACTCCCATCTTATTTCGGCCGGGGGCGCCATCCGCGCCGGTCAGATGGTCCTGGACAAGGAGCGTGACAAGTCGTTCGCCCTGGTGCGCCCGCCGGGGCACCACGCCATGAAGTCCGTGCACGGCGGCCGCGGCTTTTGCAATGTGAATATGGAAGCGATCATGATCGAGCGGTTGCGCCGGCAGTACGGGGTGAACCGGGTGGCGGTGGTGGATACCGATTGCCATCACGGCGATGGCACCCAGGACATCTATTGGCACGATCCGGAGACGCTGTTCATCTCCCTGCACCAGGACGGACGGACCATTTTTCCGGGCTCCGGCTTCCCCGGCGAGATCGGCGGGCCCAAAGCGGCCGGGCGGAACCTCAATGTGCCGCTGCCGCCCGGGACAAGCGATGCGGGATTTTTGTTGCTGATGGACGAATTGGTCTTGCCAGTGCTGCGGGACTTTCAGCCGGAGCTGATTGTCCATTCCGCCGGGCAGGACAACCATTTTTCCGATCCCATTACCTCCATGAATCTTTCGGCCCAGGGCTACGCCCGCCTGAGCCAGAAATTGCAGGCCGATATCGCCGTGCTCGAGGGGGGCTACGCCATCGAAGGCGCCCTGCCGTACGTCAATACCGGGATCATTCTCTCCATGGCCGGTCTGGACTTTTCCCATGTCCGCGAACCAGCCCTGCGGCCCGAGAGCGTAGCGCAGGACGCGAAGATCACCGAGTATCTCAAGCAATTGGCCCCGGCGGTGCGGGATCTCTATTTCCATCCTCCGGAGAAGCTGATCGACCGGGAGAAGGAGGGGGATTTCTTCGTGCGCGACAAGGAAATTTTTTACGATACCGACGGGCTCATGGAGCAGCAGCGGGAGTTTGTCCTGGATTGTCCGCATTGCCCCGGGCTGTATAAGGTCCAGACCTCCTCGACCAAGACCCCCTTTTGTCTGGGGATCGAACTGGGGAGGCAGTGCTGCGACAGTTGCGCCAGACGCGCGGAGGAGGAATTCGCCCGGGCCCAGAAAAGCCTTCGGTATGCGGTTATTCAATATATTGACCGCATTCAGGATTTCTCGCAACGGGTCGTGGGCGACGCTATGGACAAGGAGATGTAG
- a CDS encoding BMP family ABC transporter substrate-binding protein: protein MRQISILCALMAAFLLCLPGAASAEDLKVGFIYVSPVGDAGYSYAHDLGRQAVEQMDGVTTSYVEAVPEGPDAERVLLNMSRKDFDLIFATSYGYMDSVIKVAKRFPEITYMHCSGFKRAENVGTYFGRMYQARYLTGMVAGEMTDSNVLGYVAAYPIPELIRGINAFTLGAQAVNPDVKVRVVWTKSWYDPATEKEAALSLLDVGADVIAQHVDSPAPQEAAAEKGAYSVGYNSNMAQFAPEAHLTSAVWNWDNLYPEIAEQVVQDTWESQDIWAGLNEGIIGLAPYGPMVPESVQAEVEEAKAAIQNDELTVFAGPLKDQDGTVKVPEGDSMTDEEMLGMTWFVQGVIGTTE, encoded by the coding sequence ATGCGACAAATCAGCATTCTTTGCGCCCTGATGGCCGCCTTTTTGCTCTGTCTGCCCGGCGCCGCGTCGGCTGAGGATCTCAAGGTCGGTTTTATCTATGTTTCCCCCGTGGGGGACGCTGGCTATTCCTACGCCCACGACCTCGGACGCCAGGCTGTGGAACAAATGGACGGAGTGACCACCTCCTATGTGGAAGCCGTTCCGGAAGGACCGGACGCCGAACGGGTCCTGCTGAATATGAGCCGGAAAGATTTCGATCTCATTTTCGCCACCAGCTACGGCTACATGGACTCGGTGATCAAGGTCGCCAAACGCTTTCCAGAGATAACCTACATGCACTGCTCCGGATTCAAGCGCGCTGAGAATGTCGGCACCTACTTCGGGCGCATGTACCAGGCCCGCTACCTCACAGGGATGGTCGCCGGCGAAATGACCGACAGTAATGTTCTCGGCTACGTGGCCGCCTACCCCATTCCGGAACTGATCCGGGGCATCAATGCCTTCACGCTTGGGGCCCAGGCCGTCAATCCCGACGTCAAGGTCCGCGTCGTCTGGACCAAAAGCTGGTACGATCCGGCCACGGAAAAAGAAGCCGCGCTGAGTCTGCTCGATGTCGGCGCCGATGTCATCGCCCAGCACGTGGATTCCCCTGCTCCACAGGAAGCGGCCGCTGAAAAAGGGGCGTATTCCGTGGGCTACAATTCCAACATGGCCCAATTCGCTCCCGAAGCGCATCTGACCTCCGCTGTCTGGAACTGGGACAATCTCTATCCAGAAATTGCCGAGCAGGTTGTGCAGGACACGTGGGAAAGCCAGGATATCTGGGCTGGTTTGAACGAAGGCATCATCGGTCTGGCCCCCTACGGCCCCATGGTTCCCGAATCTGTGCAGGCCGAGGTGGAAGAGGCCAAGGCAGCGATCCAGAACGATGAGCTGACTGTTTTCGCCGGTCCGCTTAAGGACCAGGACGGTACCGTCAAAGTGCCCGAGGGCGACTCCATGACCGATGAGGAAATGCTGGGGATGACCTGGTTTGTCCAAGGGGTCATCGGGACGACCGAATAG